One segment of Paenibacillus rhizovicinus DNA contains the following:
- a CDS encoding spore germination protein, translating to MDKQKTPTPIEPLAVRNVDALRRLFADNEQLAFYYLESNTGTIIAAIVYIKVLIDMERLRQHILPQIGMHGRASGSDSHALAEAAAAQGFQQTVHDMDAAVRMISDAGIVLFLEGEADAYGMILPGYGKRSVTEPMLEVNVRGPRLGFIEDLSTNVGLIYRRLKTNKLKSISYFIGQDSRTEVSVLYLEDQADANVLQEIERRLKSITLNVVADSAQIEEWIQDSPYSPFPQIQNTERPDRVATALSQGKVAVVTDGSPNVLLMPSLFTDFMHPSEDLYEKFYFANFLRALRVITLFISLFLPSIYIALSTFHLEMIPTPLMLTFLTAKAGIPLPTFVEALVMEIAFEILREASLRLPQTVGQSVSIVGALIIGEAAVQSGLVSRPIVIIVALTGIASFTIPSFNTAITIRMLRFPLMFIAAWTGVLGISLCLFTLVLHVCSLKSFGKPYIPTLEAAKWRDFVGHYILLPIKKRRFSRMHTSPAAQGGSDHEDH from the coding sequence ATGGATAAGCAAAAAACACCGACACCAATCGAGCCTTTGGCTGTCCGCAATGTAGATGCACTGCGACGTCTGTTTGCCGATAATGAACAGCTTGCCTTTTACTATCTGGAATCGAATACGGGCACGATCATAGCTGCAATCGTATATATTAAAGTTCTGATCGATATGGAACGGCTTCGACAGCATATTCTTCCGCAAATCGGCATGCATGGTCGAGCCAGCGGATCTGACTCGCACGCGCTTGCTGAAGCTGCTGCTGCGCAGGGCTTCCAACAGACGGTTCACGACATGGACGCGGCAGTTCGGATGATCTCCGATGCGGGGATCGTGCTCTTCCTCGAAGGCGAAGCCGATGCGTATGGCATGATCCTGCCCGGGTACGGGAAACGCTCGGTCACTGAACCGATGCTGGAAGTAAACGTACGAGGCCCAAGGCTAGGTTTTATCGAAGATCTAAGCACTAATGTTGGACTGATCTACCGTCGATTGAAGACCAACAAGTTAAAATCGATCTCGTACTTCATCGGTCAAGACAGCCGCACCGAAGTCTCCGTACTCTATCTCGAGGATCAAGCCGATGCCAACGTGCTGCAAGAGATAGAGCGCAGGCTTAAGTCGATCACGCTGAATGTCGTGGCGGATAGCGCGCAAATCGAGGAATGGATCCAAGACAGTCCCTATTCCCCTTTCCCGCAGATTCAAAACACGGAACGGCCAGACCGGGTTGCGACAGCGTTGAGCCAGGGTAAGGTGGCCGTCGTCACGGACGGAAGTCCTAACGTTTTGTTGATGCCATCGCTCTTTACCGATTTCATGCACCCGAGCGAAGATCTCTATGAGAAGTTCTATTTTGCCAATTTCCTTCGCGCTTTGCGCGTAATTACGCTGTTTATTTCCTTGTTTCTGCCTTCGATTTATATCGCTCTCTCCACCTTCCATCTCGAGATGATTCCAACGCCGCTGATGCTGACATTTCTGACCGCGAAAGCCGGCATCCCGCTGCCGACCTTTGTCGAGGCGCTCGTGATGGAAATTGCCTTCGAGATACTTCGCGAAGCAAGCCTTCGGCTGCCGCAAACGGTCGGACAATCGGTCAGCATCGTCGGGGCACTCATCATCGGGGAAGCAGCCGTGCAATCAGGGCTGGTTTCAAGACCGATCGTCATCATCGTTGCATTAACGGGAATTGCATCGTTCACTATTCCATCCTTTAATACGGCCATTACGATTAGGATGCTCCGTTTCCCGCTCATGTTCATAGCCGCTTGGACCGGAGTTCTCGGCATATCGCTCTGTCTCTTCACGCTTGTGCTGCATGTTTGTTCCTTGAAGTCGTTTGGAAAGCCGTATATACCGACATTGGAAGCTGCCAAATGGCGTGACTTTGTCGGTCATTACATCCTGCTCCCCATCAAGAAGAGAAGGTTCTCGAGAATGCATACATCCCCTGCAGCGCAGGGAGGGTCAGACCATGAAGATCATTAA